The following coding sequences lie in one Alloacidobacterium dinghuense genomic window:
- a CDS encoding COG1470 family protein, giving the protein MRTRTLLCGLCFAAGTAWVLPLHADEPIIPPSVTRISPAGMERGSTATFTVEGRNLSDAKAVTFDVAGVSGKVTEITDVPEKITGPRAGEDLAAQVPLGKKQTAKLEVTAAKDVPPGIHHFRIQTPLGTSDMVVLDIGALTEIPASHAMAAGTDVQPQQAKLPATFVGTIASPGDKDSYQFEGKAGEDVVFQVEASRLRSLLQSKLVLSDMSGHVLAEAGTYDEGPDAELHYKLPQDGPYLLSITDREQSGSPDHFYRVDAGVLPYVTGVFPLGVRAGQTAEVSVQGVNLGAVRQVKVEAPKSANGWATIPLEIRNGETASLNTVKLAVGNEPEILEKEPNSAVMQAQDISLPVTINGHIAGGVDAGRKPDEDYFRFHAKKGERLSIDVAAARLGSPLDSVIEVLDAQGNPIPRATIRCLNQTTTTLADRDSRTTGIRLVSTSGLREGDYLMVGDELNRVKFIPDQPDADTILEGMEGRRLAYAGTSPDVHAVNTPVYKAQILPADAEFPPNGLPVFHLTWRNDDGGPGYGADSKLDFVAPADGDYLLHLKDVRGMEGPDFAYRLTVRDATPDYQLSADPANPNIPRGGSLPVTVSISQIRDYEGPIEVEGKGLPSGVTAKPAVIPSGQKTTVVVVSAASDGSLDTQPAPIEFVGHANVDGHDLMRIANADADGAPSLQLVSIIPPPDVVVTTELKEVSIEPGKEVTVTLHVERQNGFKGRVPCSVENLPPGIEVVNVGLNGVLVTEAQTSRTFTLRAEDWVKPIEQPIYVVGQVESNSPTMHASAPVLLKVASTNETASASPAQAASPNR; this is encoded by the coding sequence ATGAGAACGAGAACTCTGCTTTGTGGTCTGTGTTTTGCGGCCGGCACAGCGTGGGTCTTGCCGCTGCATGCCGATGAGCCGATCATTCCTCCGAGCGTCACCAGGATTTCACCCGCGGGCATGGAGCGCGGAAGCACAGCTACATTCACGGTTGAGGGACGAAACCTATCGGATGCGAAAGCGGTGACCTTCGATGTTGCCGGTGTGAGTGGGAAGGTGACGGAGATCACTGATGTGCCGGAGAAGATTACAGGACCACGTGCAGGTGAGGATCTGGCTGCGCAGGTACCTTTGGGCAAGAAGCAGACTGCAAAACTTGAAGTCACCGCAGCGAAGGATGTTCCGCCGGGAATTCATCACTTTCGCATTCAGACGCCGCTCGGCACTTCGGACATGGTTGTACTCGACATAGGAGCATTGACTGAAATTCCAGCGAGCCACGCAATGGCTGCGGGCACTGATGTGCAGCCACAGCAGGCGAAACTGCCGGCTACCTTCGTCGGAACAATCGCTTCGCCCGGCGATAAGGACAGCTACCAGTTTGAAGGCAAGGCGGGTGAAGATGTCGTTTTCCAGGTGGAGGCATCGCGCCTCCGTTCGCTGCTTCAATCCAAACTTGTGTTGAGTGATATGTCTGGTCACGTCCTTGCGGAGGCGGGCACGTATGACGAAGGCCCAGACGCTGAACTGCATTACAAGTTACCGCAGGACGGACCATACCTTCTGTCGATCACGGACCGCGAGCAAAGTGGTAGCCCGGATCACTTTTATCGAGTGGATGCGGGTGTGTTGCCTTATGTCACCGGTGTCTTTCCGCTTGGTGTGCGCGCGGGCCAAACGGCCGAGGTCTCTGTGCAGGGTGTGAATCTTGGCGCGGTTCGTCAGGTAAAGGTGGAGGCGCCGAAGTCGGCGAACGGGTGGGCAACGATTCCGCTTGAGATCAGGAACGGGGAAACGGCATCACTGAACACGGTGAAGCTGGCAGTCGGCAATGAGCCGGAGATATTGGAGAAGGAGCCGAACAGCGCGGTTATGCAGGCACAAGACATTTCTTTGCCGGTAACGATCAATGGCCACATCGCAGGTGGAGTCGATGCAGGTAGGAAGCCGGACGAGGATTATTTCCGTTTTCACGCAAAGAAAGGCGAGCGTTTAAGCATCGATGTGGCAGCCGCGCGCCTTGGCTCTCCGCTGGATTCCGTGATTGAGGTTCTGGATGCGCAAGGCAATCCAATTCCACGTGCGACGATTCGCTGCCTGAACCAGACCACGACAACGCTTGCTGACAGAGACTCGCGAACGACTGGCATCCGGCTTGTGTCCACTTCCGGTTTGCGTGAAGGCGATTACCTGATGGTGGGAGACGAGCTGAATCGCGTGAAGTTCATTCCCGATCAGCCCGATGCCGATACGATCCTCGAAGGAATGGAGGGTCGCCGCCTGGCATACGCGGGAACGTCGCCGGATGTACACGCTGTCAACACGCCGGTGTACAAGGCGCAGATTCTGCCTGCTGATGCGGAGTTTCCACCCAACGGCTTGCCGGTCTTTCATCTCACATGGCGCAATGACGATGGAGGGCCAGGCTACGGCGCGGACTCGAAGCTGGACTTTGTTGCTCCCGCGGATGGTGACTATCTGCTGCACCTTAAAGATGTTCGTGGCATGGAGGGGCCGGACTTCGCGTATCGGCTGACGGTTCGCGATGCAACGCCTGATTATCAGCTGAGTGCGGATCCGGCGAATCCCAATATCCCGCGCGGCGGATCTTTACCGGTGACCGTATCGATCTCTCAGATACGTGATTACGAAGGCCCGATTGAGGTAGAGGGGAAGGGCTTGCCGTCGGGAGTGACCGCGAAGCCGGCGGTCATTCCATCGGGACAGAAGACTACTGTAGTTGTTGTGTCAGCCGCCTCGGATGGATCGCTGGACACGCAACCAGCGCCCATCGAGTTTGTCGGGCACGCGAATGTCGATGGCCACGACCTGATGAGGATTGCGAACGCCGATGCGGATGGAGCGCCTTCGCTACAGCTGGTATCGATTATTCCTCCTCCGGATGTAGTCGTGACGACGGAGTTGAAGGAAGTTTCGATTGAACCGGGAAAGGAGGTCACGGTCACGCTTCACGTCGAGCGGCAGAATGGGTTTAAGGGCCGCGTACCTTGCTCGGTAGAGAATCTTCCTCCCGGCATTGAAGTTGTGAATGTTGGATTGAACGGCGTGCTTGTGACCGAAGCACAGACGAGCCGCACGTTCACGCTGCGCGCCGAGGACTGGGTCAAACCAATCGAGCAGCCGATCTATGTGGTGGGTCAGGTTGAGTCGAATTCGCCTACGATGCATGCATCCGCGCCGGTTCTCCTCAAGGTAGCATCCACCAACGAAACAGCGAGCGCAAGCCCGGCTCAGGCCGCTTCTCCGAATCGCTGA
- a CDS encoding eIF2A-related protein, with protein sequence MMAAVLVASWAIFHSGFSSESHVAADSVPNFNSDVAPILQKNCLACHTTSTKMGDFVMDSYDSLMKGGIHGPVIVPHDAKQSRLALMIEGKIAPRMPFGADPLSAADIATIEAWIDAGAPKPEASGATNALTAAPIPEVKTEVPVVSPVAAVKFSPNGKLLAAGGYREVRLLDPATGNVIATLTGHADYVRSIAFSPDGKLLAAGGGPPQRWGEIKIWDVQSHQLLKTMQGHADCIYSIAWSPDGKLIASGSYDKMAKLWDVLSGKEVSNLKDHIDAVFAVAFSPDGKRLATASQDRTVKIWDIASGKRLYTLSDASDGLTTVAYSPDGNRIAAAGYDKTIYVWRLGNDDGHLEQSLIADEDSILSLVWSPDGKTIVTASADGSIRFRDAATLDPIRVIDHQSDWVEALSVSPDGKQLAAGRFNGTLSLYNAEDYKEVRGQMMAFEPQEPTARNE encoded by the coding sequence ATGATGGCTGCTGTGCTTGTTGCTTCCTGGGCGATATTTCACTCCGGCTTTAGCAGCGAATCGCATGTGGCCGCCGATTCAGTACCAAACTTCAATTCCGATGTTGCTCCCATCCTGCAGAAGAACTGCCTCGCCTGCCACACGACCAGCACGAAGATGGGCGACTTTGTCATGGATAGCTACGACTCGCTGATGAAGGGTGGAATCCATGGGCCTGTCATCGTCCCTCACGATGCAAAGCAAAGCCGCCTGGCCCTGATGATTGAGGGAAAGATTGCTCCGCGTATGCCGTTTGGAGCGGACCCGCTTTCAGCCGCCGACATTGCCACGATCGAGGCATGGATCGATGCAGGGGCTCCGAAGCCGGAAGCGTCAGGCGCGACGAACGCACTTACGGCTGCGCCCATACCTGAAGTCAAGACTGAGGTTCCGGTCGTTTCGCCGGTGGCGGCAGTGAAGTTTTCGCCGAATGGAAAGCTGCTTGCGGCGGGCGGTTATCGGGAAGTGCGCTTGCTCGACCCTGCTACGGGCAACGTGATCGCTACGCTCACGGGGCACGCTGATTATGTGCGCTCCATCGCCTTCAGTCCGGACGGCAAGTTGCTCGCGGCAGGCGGAGGTCCTCCGCAGCGTTGGGGAGAGATCAAGATCTGGGATGTGCAGTCGCATCAGTTGCTCAAGACAATGCAGGGGCATGCAGACTGCATTTATTCGATTGCGTGGAGCCCGGATGGAAAGCTCATCGCTTCCGGAAGCTACGACAAGATGGCGAAGCTGTGGGATGTTTTGAGTGGCAAGGAAGTCTCCAACTTGAAGGACCACATCGATGCGGTCTTTGCCGTGGCCTTCAGTCCAGATGGGAAGCGGCTTGCTACAGCCTCACAGGACCGTACGGTGAAGATATGGGACATTGCATCTGGAAAGAGGTTGTATACGCTGAGCGATGCTTCTGATGGCCTGACGACGGTTGCTTATTCGCCGGACGGCAATCGCATTGCTGCCGCCGGTTATGACAAGACTATCTATGTTTGGCGACTGGGCAATGATGACGGCCATCTCGAACAGTCACTGATTGCAGATGAGGACAGCATCCTTTCGCTTGTATGGTCGCCGGATGGCAAGACCATTGTGACCGCTTCGGCTGACGGTTCGATTCGTTTTCGCGATGCCGCCACGCTCGATCCGATTCGCGTGATCGACCACCAGTCCGATTGGGTGGAAGCGTTGAGCGTAAGTCCTGATGGAAAGCAATTGGCGGCAGGCCGCTTTAACGGCACTTTGAGTTTGTATAACGCAGAAGACTACAAGGAGGTGCGAGGGCAAATGATGGCCTTCGAGCCTCAAGAGCCAACTGCCCGGAATGAGTAG
- a CDS encoding DUF1549 domain-containing protein — translation MKLRDALLLAVLAGGFGPAAIAGQSTPQTKSEAPFHPPEMEKVESAGPANAKHPNVGTANRQPLGALERIEIIPSSITMNGRHATQRLLVEGIFLDGHQEDVTARAKISVTDTKVATIDGVDFAVPQGDGLATINATVEGHQANAAVSVKDFSSASTWSFRNDVLPVMTKMGCNSGPCHGAAAGKNGFKLTLRGYDPEADYYALTHQALARRTETMEPAKSLILLKPTLAIPHGGGKRFSTDSPEYEVISGWIAQGMPPPRDSDARVTEIQVLPREASLRPGAEQQLLVTAVFSDGHTADVTRWAKYDSGDESVATVGNDGHVTMHGYGEAPVTVWYQSHVTFSRLRIPFPNKLPTTVFSKAPRNNFIDDAILKHLELLHIPPSPPANDAAFIRRAYLDAAGILPSPAEVDKFLKDSSPNKRNQLIDRIMKRPEFVDYWAYKWSDLLLVSSNRLSNGEMWSYYNWIHDSVATDKPWNKFVAQIITATGNTQENGAANYWVVHRDPLDTSENMAQAFLGINITCAHCHNHPLAKWTQKDYYGMANLFARVRLKTFASTGFRPGVGPIFNGVTVYSAPTGEFMDDRFMMPLPPKPLDAVALSMQTPGDTRQYFAEWLTSPENQFFARNIVNRVWRNFMGRGLVEPVDDLRDTNPATNDELLNALVKDFVAHNFDVNYLIRTIMQSATYQTSSEPLKENADDDKYGSHYVIRRLPAEVLLDAYSQVTQVPEKFDGYPLGMRGMQLPDTAVKSYFLTAFGRPSRQQTRESERTSVPTITQALHIINGDTLNNKLRAPDSSVDMLLKLGFSDEQIVDYLYLASLSRRPTDAERSALVKALAAAEQEKIAGVEDARRAALIDMSWSLLTSEEFMFNH, via the coding sequence ATGAAGCTTCGGGACGCCTTATTGCTCGCCGTACTCGCCGGTGGATTTGGTCCGGCGGCCATCGCCGGACAATCTACCCCGCAGACGAAGAGCGAAGCTCCGTTTCATCCGCCCGAGATGGAGAAGGTAGAGAGTGCGGGTCCGGCTAACGCGAAACATCCCAACGTAGGCACAGCCAATCGCCAGCCACTTGGCGCTCTTGAGCGCATCGAGATTATTCCGTCTTCGATAACGATGAACGGAAGACATGCCACCCAGCGCCTTCTGGTGGAGGGAATTTTTCTCGATGGCCATCAGGAGGACGTGACCGCGCGGGCAAAGATTTCGGTTACAGACACAAAAGTCGCGACCATAGACGGCGTTGATTTTGCTGTCCCGCAAGGCGACGGCCTGGCGACGATCAACGCGACCGTAGAAGGTCATCAGGCGAATGCTGCGGTGAGCGTGAAAGATTTTTCGAGCGCCTCGACGTGGAGCTTTCGCAACGACGTGCTGCCTGTGATGACGAAAATGGGGTGCAATTCAGGCCCTTGTCATGGAGCAGCTGCGGGAAAGAACGGTTTCAAGCTGACGCTGCGCGGCTATGATCCGGAAGCCGATTACTATGCGCTCACGCACCAGGCCCTTGCGCGACGGACGGAAACAATGGAGCCGGCGAAGAGCTTGATCTTGTTGAAGCCGACGCTGGCGATTCCTCATGGCGGCGGCAAGCGCTTTAGTACCGATTCACCCGAGTATGAAGTGATTTCGGGATGGATTGCTCAGGGCATGCCGCCACCACGCGATTCCGATGCGCGTGTTACGGAAATACAAGTGCTTCCGCGCGAGGCTTCGCTTCGTCCGGGCGCTGAGCAGCAGTTGCTGGTCACGGCGGTGTTTTCTGACGGGCACACCGCAGACGTAACGCGATGGGCCAAGTATGACAGCGGTGATGAGAGCGTGGCCACTGTCGGCAACGATGGCCATGTGACGATGCACGGATACGGCGAGGCTCCAGTCACGGTGTGGTATCAGAGTCACGTCACGTTTTCGCGGCTGCGCATTCCGTTTCCTAACAAGCTGCCGACTACAGTCTTCAGCAAGGCGCCGCGCAATAACTTCATCGATGACGCGATTCTGAAGCATCTGGAGCTGCTGCACATTCCGCCTTCGCCTCCCGCGAACGACGCCGCATTTATTCGCAGGGCGTATCTCGATGCAGCAGGCATCTTGCCCAGCCCAGCAGAGGTCGACAAGTTTTTGAAGGATTCTTCGCCGAACAAACGGAACCAGTTGATTGACAGAATTATGAAGCGTCCGGAGTTTGTAGACTATTGGGCGTACAAGTGGTCAGATCTGCTGCTGGTTTCGAGCAATCGCCTTTCAAATGGCGAAATGTGGAGTTACTACAACTGGATTCACGACAGCGTCGCGACGGACAAGCCGTGGAACAAGTTTGTCGCGCAGATCATAACGGCCACCGGCAATACGCAGGAAAATGGCGCGGCGAACTACTGGGTCGTGCATCGCGATCCGCTGGATACTTCGGAGAATATGGCGCAGGCGTTTCTGGGCATCAACATTACCTGTGCTCATTGCCACAATCATCCTCTGGCGAAGTGGACGCAGAAGGATTATTACGGCATGGCCAACCTGTTCGCACGGGTGCGGCTTAAGACGTTTGCGTCTACCGGCTTTCGTCCTGGCGTTGGGCCGATCTTCAACGGCGTTACGGTGTATTCGGCACCAACTGGCGAGTTTATGGATGACCGCTTCATGATGCCGTTGCCTCCAAAGCCTCTGGACGCTGTGGCACTCTCGATGCAGACGCCGGGCGATACTCGTCAGTATTTTGCCGAGTGGCTTACATCGCCGGAGAATCAGTTCTTTGCGCGCAATATTGTCAACCGCGTGTGGCGCAACTTTATGGGACGCGGGCTGGTTGAGCCTGTCGATGATCTTCGCGATACGAATCCGGCGACGAATGATGAATTGCTGAACGCGCTGGTGAAGGATTTTGTTGCGCACAATTTCGATGTGAATTATTTGATTCGGACCATCATGCAATCGGCGACCTATCAGACTTCGTCGGAGCCGCTGAAGGAGAATGCGGATGATGATAAGTACGGCTCGCATTATGTCATCCGGCGTTTGCCAGCCGAGGTACTGCTCGATGCGTATTCGCAGGTGACGCAGGTTCCGGAGAAATTTGATGGATATCCGCTGGGGATGCGAGGAATGCAGCTGCCGGATACCGCGGTGAAGTCGTATTTCCTGACGGCGTTTGGCCGCCCTTCCCGGCAGCAGACGCGCGAGAGCGAGCGCACATCCGTTCCAACGATTACGCAGGCTCTGCACATCATCAATGGGGATACGCTGAACAATAAGCTGCGAGCGCCTGACAGCTCCGTGGATATGCTGCTGAAGCTCGGCTTTTCCGATGAGCAGATCGTGGACTACCTCTATCTTGCTTCGCTCAGCCGGCGCCCGACGGATGCCGAACGCTCAGCTTTGGTGAAAGCGCTCGCAGCGGCCGAGCAAGAGAAGATTGCCGGCGTGGAGGATGCTCGTCGCGCCGCGCTGATCGATATGTCGTGGTCGCTCTTAACCAGTGAAGAATTTATGTTCAACCATTGA